The Aquificaceae bacterium genome has a window encoding:
- the rpsP gene encoding 30S ribosomal protein S16 — protein sequence MALRIRVSRYGRKHHPIYRLVVADARAPRDGKVVDVIATYDPINKRLIEVKEEKLKEWLQKGAELTDRAKAILKNAKIL from the coding sequence ATGGCACTGAGGATAAGGGTATCAAGATACGGAAGAAAGCATCATCCCATATACAGGCTTGTGGTAGCAGACGCAAGGGCACCCAGGGATGGCAAGGTGGTGGATGTGATAGCCACCTACGACCCTATAAACAAAAGACTTATAGAGGTTAAGGAAGAAAAGTTAAAAGAGTGGCTCCAAAAAGGAGCCGAGCTTACAGACAGAGCAAAAGCCATACTCAAAAACGCAAAAATACTCTAA
- a CDS encoding KH domain-containing protein, whose protein sequence is MSQLRDIVEITAKSLVDNPEKVRVQEIEGEKTVVIELRVDKNDLGKVIGKGGRIARSLRTILSSMGRKINKRVVLEILE, encoded by the coding sequence ATGAGCCAGCTAAGGGACATCGTAGAAATAACCGCCAAATCCCTTGTGGACAACCCTGAGAAGGTAAGAGTGCAGGAAATTGAAGGAGAAAAAACCGTGGTTATTGAGCTCAGGGTTGACAAAAACGACCTTGGAAAGGTCATAGGAAAGGGTGGTCGCATTGCAAGGTCTCTCAGAACCATCCTTTCTTCCATGGGAAGAAAGATAAACAAAAGGGTGGTTCTTGAGATACTTGAGTAG